One segment of Synechococcus sp. A15-24 DNA contains the following:
- a CDS encoding HD domain-containing protein, which translates to MSQRTYHDPLHRGIQLDSHRPGEAMVMALVETAPFQRLRRVRQLGPAFLTFHGAESSRFTHSLGVFHLARQAFERLLKLSPDLEPHRPLLYAAALLHDIGHGPLSHTGEEMFGLHHESWSARIAQNHPQIQACLDQEDQGTAQAVAALLEHGQAPHPVVKRLVSSQLDCDRLDYLLRDSYSTGTRYGQLDLERIMAGLTLSPDGDLAIHPKGLMAVEHYLVVRNLMYRSVYNHRLNVVCNWLLERLVRLARQLGPDLVWADGVMQRWLWNADELDLDSFLANDDVRTGYHLQRWQEEGPPALASLCRRFRERDLLKATAVTQLTREEQLQALAVAGRLAEQRGIDPSLSCGLRHQELRGYHPYRGGLRLWDGEQMQALEEASPLVASLATPAATSWLIHPREIQKELRRTMDVEWGSSLTSDR; encoded by the coding sequence ATGAGTCAGCGGACGTACCACGACCCTCTCCACCGCGGCATCCAGCTGGATAGCCATCGGCCCGGCGAGGCCATGGTGATGGCCCTGGTCGAGACAGCACCCTTTCAGCGTCTGCGCAGGGTTCGGCAACTGGGGCCAGCATTTCTGACCTTTCACGGCGCTGAATCAAGCCGGTTCACCCATTCACTCGGCGTGTTCCATCTAGCCAGGCAGGCCTTTGAGCGTCTGTTGAAGCTCAGCCCGGATCTCGAACCTCATCGGCCACTGCTGTACGCCGCCGCTCTCCTCCACGACATCGGCCATGGCCCCCTCAGCCACACCGGCGAGGAGATGTTTGGGCTGCATCACGAAAGCTGGTCAGCCCGAATCGCGCAAAACCATCCCCAGATTCAGGCCTGCCTTGATCAAGAGGATCAGGGCACGGCACAGGCCGTTGCGGCACTTCTGGAACACGGCCAGGCGCCCCACCCAGTGGTGAAGCGGCTGGTGAGCAGCCAGTTGGACTGTGACCGGCTGGATTATCTGCTCAGAGACAGCTACAGCACAGGCACCCGTTACGGCCAGTTGGATCTGGAGCGCATCATGGCGGGGCTGACCTTGTCCCCCGACGGGGATCTGGCCATTCATCCAAAGGGCCTGATGGCCGTTGAGCACTACCTGGTGGTGCGCAACCTGATGTACCGCAGCGTGTACAACCATCGCCTGAACGTGGTGTGCAACTGGTTGCTGGAACGGCTTGTGCGCCTGGCCCGGCAGCTGGGTCCTGACCTCGTCTGGGCTGATGGCGTGATGCAGCGCTGGCTCTGGAACGCCGATGAACTCGACCTCGACAGTTTTCTGGCCAACGACGACGTCCGCACCGGGTATCACCTGCAGCGCTGGCAGGAGGAGGGACCACCAGCGCTGGCCAGTCTCTGCCGCCGCTTTCGCGAGCGGGATCTGCTCAAAGCCACGGCCGTGACGCAACTCACCCGGGAGGAGCAGCTGCAGGCCCTGGCAGTTGCCGGTCGGCTGGCCGAGCAACGGGGAATCGATCCCTCCCTGAGCTGCGGACTGCGTCATCAGGAATTGAGGGGCTATCACCCCTATCGAGGGGGACTCAGGCTGTGGGACGGCGAGCAGATGCAAGCTCTGGAAGAGGCTTCACCCCTGGTGGCCAGTCTGGCCACCCCCGCCGCCACCTCCTGGCTGATTCACCCCAGGGAGATCCAGAAGGAGCTGAGGAGAACGATGGACGTTGAATGGGGCTCTTCCTTGACATCCGATCGGTGA
- the ctpZ gene encoding carboxyl-terminal processing protease CtpZ — protein sequence MYPTVNDPSECLRHRRSHWVKSLCVLILGLFLTLAGPCSATALSDTQQLVVDSWRLVNQGYLDPEHLDAVRWRRQRQKALEKSIVSSEDAYSAIDGMLSALDDPYTRLLRPDDYAALKDSTSGNLSGVGLQLGPSEQSDRVVVISALDGSPASDAELMTGTSILAVDGTSVTDLGLEGTAAALRGDVGTQVVLSIEAADGSADEVTLERRSVDLRPVRTRRLRSDDHTFGYLRITQFTDGVPEQVQQALEELQDKNIEGLVLDLRNNSGGLVSSGLAVADNFLAGGTIVETRNRDGIDDAINANPSTLYDGPMLTLVNGGTASASEILAGALQDNERSTLLGHQTFGKGLIQTLTNLSDGSGLAVTVAGYVTPNGHDIQGEGIAPDRQLSDPEPLAHGGDGDRWISEAEQWMEALLEQSPDPAAE from the coding sequence ATGTATCCAACTGTTAACGATCCCTCAGAGTGCCTGCGGCACAGGCGTTCTCACTGGGTCAAGTCCCTTTGTGTCCTGATCCTCGGACTGTTTTTGACGCTTGCTGGCCCCTGTTCGGCCACAGCGCTGAGCGATACCCAACAGTTGGTGGTGGACAGCTGGCGGCTGGTGAACCAGGGATATCTCGATCCCGAACACCTCGATGCCGTGCGCTGGCGACGTCAGCGCCAGAAGGCTCTGGAAAAAAGCATCGTCAGCAGCGAAGACGCTTACAGCGCCATCGACGGAATGCTCTCAGCTCTCGATGATCCCTACACCCGTCTGCTGCGCCCAGACGATTACGCCGCACTGAAGGACAGCACCAGCGGCAACCTCAGCGGCGTCGGCTTGCAGCTTGGCCCCTCCGAACAGTCCGATCGGGTGGTGGTGATCTCTGCCCTCGATGGATCCCCCGCCTCGGATGCCGAGCTCATGACCGGCACGTCGATTCTCGCTGTGGATGGCACATCTGTGACGGATCTGGGGCTAGAGGGCACAGCTGCTGCTCTTCGAGGTGACGTGGGAACGCAAGTGGTGCTGAGCATCGAAGCGGCCGATGGCTCTGCCGATGAGGTCACCCTGGAGCGACGCAGCGTTGACCTGCGACCGGTTCGAACGCGGCGACTGCGCAGCGATGACCACACCTTCGGCTATCTGCGCATCACGCAATTCACCGATGGCGTTCCTGAACAGGTGCAACAGGCGCTGGAGGAACTTCAGGACAAAAACATCGAAGGTTTAGTGCTGGACCTGCGCAACAACTCTGGGGGTCTGGTGAGTTCCGGTCTCGCAGTTGCCGATAACTTCCTCGCCGGCGGCACCATCGTGGAAACCCGCAACCGCGATGGCATCGATGACGCCATCAACGCCAACCCCTCAACCCTTTATGACGGCCCCATGCTGACCCTGGTGAATGGGGGAACGGCAAGCGCCAGCGAAATCCTGGCGGGAGCACTGCAGGACAACGAACGCTCCACGCTGCTGGGCCACCAAACCTTCGGTAAAGGGCTGATCCAGACCCTGACCAATCTAAGTGATGGCAGCGGTCTTGCTGTCACAGTGGCAGGTTATGTCACCCCCAACGGTCACGACATCCAGGGCGAAGGGATTGCACCGGACCGGCAGCTCTCCGATCCAGAACCCCTGGCACACGGTGGTGATGGAGACCGTTGGATCAGCGAAGCCGAGCAGTGGATGGAAGCCCTGCTGGAGCAATCGCCGGATCCCGCTGCCGAATGA
- a CDS encoding septum site-determining protein MinC, with the protein MGLFLDIRSVKTLYLPDQRLQHWRDALPDLLNTCPVGRLGLHCGDWSLTCSDLRDLQRILEDSGRQIHRLEATVAETVVSAAAIGLDGRLCEAGSSDEDKPSPPPGSLTVHQGTLRSGDHLQSDGSLLVVGDVNPGARISAAGDVLVWGRLRGVAHAGRDGATSTRIVSLHLRPLQLRIADVVARGPEDQPIAGMAEQARLVDGEIVIEPAQPQALARS; encoded by the coding sequence ATGGGGCTCTTCCTTGACATCCGATCGGTGAAGACGCTGTACCTGCCGGATCAACGGCTTCAGCACTGGCGAGATGCCTTGCCAGACCTGCTGAACACCTGCCCTGTGGGCAGGCTTGGTCTTCACTGCGGAGACTGGTCGCTGACCTGCAGTGACCTCAGAGATCTGCAACGGATCCTGGAAGACTCCGGTCGGCAGATCCATCGGCTGGAGGCCACGGTCGCCGAAACGGTGGTGAGTGCAGCGGCAATCGGACTGGATGGTCGACTGTGTGAAGCGGGGTCTTCTGATGAGGACAAGCCATCGCCTCCTCCGGGAAGCCTGACGGTTCATCAGGGCACCCTCCGCTCCGGAGACCACCTGCAGAGTGATGGCAGTCTTCTTGTAGTTGGAGACGTCAACCCCGGCGCTCGAATCAGCGCGGCCGGGGACGTGTTGGTGTGGGGACGGCTGCGGGGGGTCGCCCATGCCGGCAGGGACGGTGCGACCTCAACACGGATCGTGTCGCTGCATCTGCGGCCGCTGCAACTGCGCATCGCTGATGTGGTCGCGCGCGGGCCGGAGGACCAACCCATTGCTGGCATGGCGGAGCAGGCGCGTCTGGTGGATGGCGAGATCGTGATCGAACCAGCCCAGCCCCAGGCCCTGGCTCGGTCCTGA